In Balaenoptera acutorostrata chromosome 3, mBalAcu1.1, whole genome shotgun sequence, the genomic stretch GACTAGATCCTCACAGTAAATaccagagaaaaatcccctccaGCTTCCAGCAGcgggagaggaaaaggaaccattttgaaatatgccagagcaCACTCTGTTCTTAACAATGTCTGCCCCAGGAGAAACCAGTCAATCAGAGCCTAACCTGCCAGAGTATTATCAGTGCCCAACTGACCTAGAGGATGGGGACTACCCCACTCCAGTCAGCTCTGGCCTTCCATGTGGGAGAAGGGAAACACCCAACTCTAGCTCACTCTAGCCATTCTATCCCACCTAAGCAgcttgaaaaaaaagagagaaacacttATAAAGTTCACACAGAAGCACAGTCTTACTAAAACACCAAGACCTAATCATGGGTCTATAGAAAGCTTCCTCTTACCCCAACATTTCACTACCACATTCTTTAAGGCCTGTTTAGAGCAGCTCCTTTTACGCAGGTCTGGCCATcaggaaaaaattacaaggcataccaaaagcaaaaaaacacaatttgaagagacagaacATTAGAACCAGATATATGGAGAATATTGGAATTGTCAGACTGGGAATTCAAAACAAATGTGATTGCCAtgctaatggataaagtagacagcatatAAGAACAGATGGGcgatgtaagcagagagatggaaatcctaagaaagcaCCAAAAGGAAATGCaagagatcaaaaacactgaaacagaaatgaagaatgcctttaatGGGCTCATTAGTAGCCTGGATGTGGCTAAGGAAAGAATCTGTGAGCTTGAGGATAGCTCAAATAGAAAActtcaaaactgaaaagcaaagagaacaaagattgaaaaaagaaaaaggagagaaaatccaAAGTCTGTGGGACAACTACGAAACGTATAACATACATGTAATGAGTAtagcagaaggagaagaaagagagaaaggaacagaagaaatgttTGGAATGATAATGAACCAAgccatagtcaaggaacatttcCTGTCCCTGGAGTCAGGGAAACTGATGAAATATACCCAGAAGTATTTTAGAATAGCCATGGGCCATGGCCTGCTATGTGCCTtctgtttctctgcttttttAATTGTTGTGTCTGTCACAGTTAATTGATCGTAGTCTCATCATTGTATGTTGGGTGTGCGGAGAGTAGAGCAGATGATGTCTTTTTGATCCATATGAGGAAGACCTGCATGCAAGGAACCACATATAGATATCCAGAGCTGGTGGAGAAGAAAAGATCCTGGACTTCTAGCCAAATGCTATAATTGGTTGAGAATTTGGGAGTCTTGAAATTTAATCGTCGTATTTTCCATGTAGGAGGAATGTAAATAATTGTATCCAGAGAGTGAACAGAGATAGACTGGAAATCACAACCAGAATATTTTACATCTCGTTCAAATAAGAAATGGTATTTCCCCAACCCCGTGAATCTTGCTTGGCTGGCCTTGCAAATTGCTTTGAGCAATAAAATCTGGTTACAGGGTTGTGTGAGTTCCAGAGGACTGTGTGAGTTAACAGGGctgcagttttcatttcactgTGCTGGGATGCAGTTCCTATGTAAAGAAGCTCAGGCTAAACTACTGAATGGCGAGACACCATGTAGAAAGAGGGAGCCCCAGCCGCACCCGGGCCATTTCAACTACTAAAGCAGAGGCACCAGATATGTTAGGAGGCTGTCCTGGAGGTCCCAGCACCAGCTGAGCTCCCCGATAAATGCAACTGCTTCAGTCTCTCTTGTGGACTGTGGGGTGGAGTGTACTGCATCTTTTCATTGTCAACATGGTTAAGTAAGAACTACATTTCCCATAATTCCCTTCCTTGCATAGTTCCTGGTTAGTATCCTGTAAAAGGAAATTTGGGATTTGAGAGACAGCATAAAGCAACATGAAAATGAGATGCCATGTTACACACGCTAGCagggctaaaatttaaaagctaataatatcaagtgctggagaggatgtagagagcATCTGAAATTCTCACACATTATTGGTGGGAAGGCAAAATGGTataacaactttggaaaacaagTTATCAGattcttttaaagttaaaaataacactTGACATACTACCCAGCTATTCTACTAATAGATATTTGCCAAGAGGAAAGATATTTACTCAAGTCCCGTCAAAAGTGTGTACATAgtttttcatagcagctttattcataagagTAAAGAACtgtaaacaatttaaatgtccatcaactggtacGTGGGTAAACAAATTGTGAACTATTCCTaccatggaacactactcagcaataaaagggcATGAACTACCATTACacacaacaacctggatgaatttcaaaagcaacatgctgagtgaaagaagacagatcaAAAGACTAAATACTGTAGAttaaatttatgaaattttaGAAGGGCTAAACTAGAGAGTGAGAGAACAAATCATTCATTTCTTGGGACAGGAGGTGGGAGGAGTGTATTGATTGCAAAAGggaatttttttggggggaagatgtagatattctatatcttgattgtggaaGTGCTTACATGgctgtatacattttttaaaactcactgaACTCATTCGTTTAAAATAGgctaattttattgtatgtaaattatgcttaaataaagctaattttttaaaaacaaaaagttttattttattcctgacACCACTACCCTCTTATATCCCTCTCCTTAGAGGTTTCTttaaagatatatatgtgtgtatatatttaaatatatatacatttaaatgtcCCTCCATGGGGTcgtatcatttcatttttatactgATATTACTTCACCACATCGTTTATAGTAGATTTTAAAGCTATTAGATTCTGTTATCTGAGATAAATGATTTTACCATATGATAGTTGATAAATAGTATATAAAGTAATTTAACAATTTTCTTATCAgaatttgagcatcttttatatagctagtatttttttgcacatcttttcccatttctctgcAGGGTTActggtctttttattctcttagtagctctctatgtattgatatatcattGCTTTGTCCCAAAAAGTTGcagatttttttctaggtattcaTTTGTCAGCTATGCTTTTGTGTTTCTGTCATGAACACTTATGTAATCAAAATTTTCAATTTTCCCTTATTACTTATGGATTTTGAGTTATAGTTGGGAATGATTTCCTCTCCTAGATCTATAAAGAAATTCAATTTTTACATCTAAATATCTGTCCAATTTTGAATAGTTACAGGTAAGGTATGAGGAATTAATGCAATTCTTTTTCCAGTTGGCTATCCAATTATCTCAAAATCACTTGTTAAAAAGCACTTATTGCCCCCCACTCATTTTAGAAACTTCATTTATGATATACTTTATTTCCATGTTCAATTAAGTCTAtttctaggtttttaaaattttgtttctttcaattgtttgtatattaattcattaatataaaattgttttatttatggcaTCTTTATAGAATGTTTCCATGTACTCTAGAACTAATCCTCCCGCATcgctctactttttaaaatgtttccctgCCTCTTCTTGCATGTTTGCACGTCATTTTTCCAAAAGAATTTTGTAATCAGTTTATTTAGATCAAAGAGGACTGGTGTAATTTGTATctggattgcattaaatttgtgaATTAACTtaaggagaactgacatctttattatgttgtgtcTTCTAATTCAAGAACGTGGTATATGTTTCCATTTGTTCAAGTCTACATTTGTGTCTTGTAGGAGGGCTTTATACTTTTCCTCACATAGGTTTTGGACACTTCCTTTAAATGTATGAATTTTTCTGGTCCCAAAAAGGGAAACAAAGGCCTTATTCTCATTTATTATTCGAGGAACTGAGAGATAACATTTGCAGCCCCCAAGTCAAATAATAGATCCTACTTGTCTTATCTTTGCTGTGGTCCAAGATGAAGGTTATCCCTTACAACATCCCCATCCCATCATATTCATTCCATGTACATAAAGCACTTAAGAATAATCATGACATTTTATGATCCATCTTTAACTCTGTCCAAACCAACTTAAATGTTCTAATAACTCCCATTGGAATTTGAACATTTGTTTATTCCCCAAGGAGCAGCTTGTCTTTTTCATGCCATGTAATTTATTGAACCAATTCATTATCAATACAGACATTATAAATACAAAGGTCTCAAAGACTGTGAGCCTCCTTTACCCAGAAATTAGGTAGGGGATTGATCTGAGGTCACTCTGGAGCAGTTGTCGCTGCTTTCAGGGACTGGTTGAGTACTGGAATATTAATATGTCTGTGGAAAGGATCCTAAAATCATCTAGGTCAacaaattcatattatatatgAAGAATCAGAGGTACCAGTTGATGCGGTGAATTATTCAATCTCACATCTAGGACAGGATTTGAATCCACATTTTCTGAATCCCAGGTCACTACTATTTTTGCTACACCAATTTAAGTGAGAGCTGTGCTGGAGACACCCATTTTAATAGCAGGTACGTGGGTACAAAAACAAATCTAGTCTCTGAAATGGGGAAAGTCAGAAGAAGAGTGTGGAGTTAAAGAAAGGGCACCATGTGTAAACTGGCCTAGTCTTGGGACAATTTATTTAGAGTATATACTTACAGCAgagttttgagaaagaaaagcttgATTTAGTGACAAGATGAAAGGGCTTTGACATGAATTTTAGGTACACATGATTTCAACTGTCTTTCAGTGTACTTTGTAAAGTCCTTTCAGATCTCAGTGAGAGTTTCCCTAAGCAGTCTAGTTTTAATGTTTACAGCATGTTACATTACATAACCTCTCCTAGGTTCTCCATTATCATCCTCTGTCTCTGCGTGAACCTGTCTCCTATATCTTCCAAGTGAACTCTAGAAACAGGAAGTTTTCTGCTTCAAACTGCTTTGGTGAAAGTCTATCAAATCCAGCAGTTAAAAAATATCTGACTTCAGGCAGCATCATATTTAAGAgtctttctatttaaaatatacttggaAATGTATGAAACCTTCAGGCTTTAACCAGCCTTTGAAGTATATGGCATTGGTGGCATAGAACAGGGTCATTCATGTCTGCATAACTGAAATGGAGAACTAAGAATAAGAggctctttcatttttattctgaacAATGGccattagaaaaatgaaacagattaTGTTTCTCTGTACCCATTTCCCTCACATTGTGTTCCTTTATCCCACCCACTGCAAGAAACCAGTGCCCACCTTCCTTTGCACCATTGTGTTCCCACTAATAATCAATCATAATTCTCAAACATTGTTCACTCCAGTCTTTCCCTATCATCGTGATGTTTTGAAAAAGGTTATCATTCCCTTCGCCTTCAAAGTTTGGCAGCtacctgtgaatttttttttaagtttttcacaaACTAAGGAGTAAATATTCAAAtagctgaatttttatttctttcatgtagATTTGCATCTTACTTGTAAGCAAATTGTGAAGTCATAAGAATTAGTCTTGAATTGAATTAAGGTATCTGGAAAGGCCATGGGAGAAATATTTGAGCAATGTGAGCGGAAGAGTGATACAACAGGGAACAGTCTGATGGTGGGCAACCACTATATTATTTCAGGCAGAAAAATCTCACTTTGTGTTTGATCACTGTATTTTTCCTAGTTCTCCTCCATCTGGAAATGCCAGAGTTCTTCCAGAAATCAGAGTGAATGGCCTGGAATAATCAGTCAGTCACAACTGAATTTATACTACAGGGTCTCTCCAGTTCTTGGGAACTCCAGATCTtctatttcctgtttttctccatagtCTATGCAGCCACTGTACTGGGGAACCTCCTCATTGTGCTCACCATCATATCAGAGCCACGCCTGCACTCCCCCGTGTACTTTCTGCTGGGCAATCTCTCCTTCATTGACATGTCTCTGGCCTCATTTGCCACCCCCAAAATGATTGCAGATTTCCTCAGTGAGCACAAAGCCATCTCTTTTGAAGGCTGCATCACCCAGATATTCTTCCTGCATCTCTTAGGGGGTGCTGAGATTGTGCTGCTGATATCCATGTCTTTTGATAGGTACGTGGCTATTTGTAAGCCTCTATGTTACTTAACCATTATGAACTGGAGAATGTGTGTTGGGCTTGTGACACTTTCCTGGATTGTGGGCATTTTCCATGCTATGAGTCAATTAGCCTTTACTCTGAATCTGCCCTTCTGTGGACCCAATGAAGTGGACAGTTTCTTTTGTGATCTCCCCCTGGTGATTAAACTTGCCTGCATAGACACATACATTCTGGGAGTTTTCATGATCTTAACCAGTGGTATGATTGCTCTAGTGTGCTTCATTCTCTTGGTGATCTCCTACACTGTCATCCTGGTCACTGTTTGGCAACGTTCCTCTGGTGGGTCCTCCAAAGCCCTCTCCACTTGCAGTGCCCACTTCACTGTTGTGACCTTTTTCTTTGGCCCATGCATTTTCATCTATGTGTGGCCTTTCACAAATTTCCCAATAGACAAAGTGCTCTCAGTATTTTATACCATTTTCACTCCCCTCTTGAATCCAGTAATCTATACCCTTAGAAATAAAGATGTCAAAGATTCCATGAGAAAACTTAGCAGCCATGTCTTTAAGTCTAGCAAGACTGATCATACCCCTTGATTTCCTCGTACAAAAATGAGCGTTTTTCCCCCTCACTTCATTGGTCAACATAGTCATGCTATGGCAAGAAATCATTTAGTTCATGGCAGAACTATTTTCATAATCAGTCTCAGCAGTCACTGAGTTTTGGTTGTATTAAGAGTTCCTCACACAACATAATATTTACTACGGAACGTTATCAAACCGATATCCAAAACTTTACCTCACAAGGACTCACTTTTTAGAATATTCAACTCTTGTCAGATGTAGGTATTTGTTTGAGTATTGAGTAAGACATTCGCACGTTTTAAGAAAGAGCAGATTTCCTTCCAGTCTCTTATCGTTGTCTCTAAGAAAAGGGGCAAGTGTGAAAGTACCAACACCTGTACACTAAAGTAACAGTGGAATTTTTATTGCTGACAAAGGTGctgatgaataaattattttagttcAAAGGTCAGAAAAAGATCGAGGTTTCTTGGTAagtgaaaatatttgctatttaatattttgtaaccTATATTTGATAAGAATAAgaatgtactttatttatttcggTTCCTAAGTTCCCTAGAGTGGATTTCACAATTTTAAACCAGTACAGTAAACACTAAGAAAATTCTTATAGTCTTATATACATATAGAAAGATTCTAGAATCATATACACCAAATCCCATCCACATTCCCGatctacagaagaggaaactaagatCCAAGGACACAGTAACTTTTTCAAGGTCGTGCTTTTTCAAGGCAGAATTTAGATCATTCACCTACAAACTGTTTATTTTCTAAGCAGTCAGTTATTTTGGTGCCATGATGTTTACTGTATCATTTCTGTAATCAAAAGCCATATTGTAAATAGTAAGGTCCTAAAAGATCTGAGCCATTTCCCCCCTGGCTAAACACAGTATTTGACTTAAGGAATCCATGAAACAGTGGT encodes the following:
- the LOC103006783 gene encoding olfactory receptor 4K3, with the protein product MAWNNQSVTTEFILQGLSSSWELQIFYFLFFSIVYAATVLGNLLIVLTIISEPRLHSPVYFLLGNLSFIDMSLASFATPKMIADFLSEHKAISFEGCITQIFFLHLLGGAEIVLLISMSFDRYVAICKPLCYLTIMNWRMCVGLVTLSWIVGIFHAMSQLAFTLNLPFCGPNEVDSFFCDLPLVIKLACIDTYILGVFMILTSGMIALVCFILLVISYTVILVTVWQRSSGGSSKALSTCSAHFTVVTFFFGPCIFIYVWPFTNFPIDKVLSVFYTIFTPLLNPVIYTLRNKDVKDSMRKLSSHVFKSSKTDHTP